Proteins co-encoded in one Papilio machaon chromosome 24, ilPapMach1.1, whole genome shotgun sequence genomic window:
- the LOC106713988 gene encoding facilitated trehalose transporter Tret1, with the protein MEKAEDNTLSEVDLEAGASTEQLENRNGSNNNNTNSDVPDNANGNSKVLKRLETVPDIKRDTSGITTQYITAGIVNLGAFAAGVCIAWSSSALLTTTTEMYPDQESDVIRNQTETHPKLMMSPIEASWVSSLLCLGAVWGAVPTGLISENFGRKKTLLYLALPLLVSWILVASSPNVYGLYVGRFVGGVAVGAFSVGIPPYIEDIAERHLLPTLANFYHVHFSCGVLFGYICGLVNSTSWLYFLSASVPVAFFVAFIFIPESPAYLLSQGKNSEAKAALQYFRGIDNDVKAEIKALKEHTLNYAKNRVTFKELFTTRTNVKALIVSFGLMIFQQLSGIYPVLFYAEKLFKTFSISLTPPGASIILGFCLVSSTYFSTMLLKKVRRRVLLLFSFLMMSVSLGSLGLYYHFKASNGSINSTWIPLFTLCTFVSVYAAGVGPIPWLMLREIFPPHVTRRATAITVGFHWFLAFGVTKLYQNLVNMVHPGWALWHFAVSSIVGAIFVYFFVPETKGKTLEDIQNEFDGIHKGKKHRHVIELESISEG; encoded by the exons ATGGAAAAAG CAGAAGATAACACTCTCAGTGAAGTCGACCTAGAAGCAGGTGCATCCACAGAACAATTAGAGAATAGAAATGGCAGCAACAATAACAATACTAATTCAGACGTACCAGACAACGCGAATGGCAACTCTAAAGTACTCAAGAGATTGGAAACAGTACCTGATATCAAGAGAGATACATCTGGCATCACTACACAGTACATCACAGCCGGTATAG TAAACCTCGGTGCATTCGCTGCCGGAGTTTGCATAGCTTGGTCATCGTCTGCTTTATTGACTACCACAACAGAG ATGTACCCAGACCAGGAATCCGATGTGATAAGAAATCAAACAGAAACTCATCCAAAGCTTATG ATGAGCCCTATAGAAGCATCATGGGTGTCTTCACTACTCTGTCTGGGCGCGGTGTGGGGCGCCGTACCCACCGGACTGATCTCTGAGAACTTTGGCAGGAAGAAGACTCTTTTATACCTCGCATTACCACTTCTTGTCTCATGGATATTGGTAGCATCCAG TCCCAACGTGTACGGTCTGTACGTTGGTCGTTTCGTGGGCGGCGTGGCGGTGGGCGCGTTCAGCGTGGGCATCCCGCCCTACATCGAGGATATAGCAGAGCGCCATCTGTTGCCGACTCTTGCTAACTTCTACCACGTACATTTCTCCTGTGGCGTGCTCTTCGGTTACATCTGTG gtTTGGTCAACAGTACATCATGGCTTTATTTCTTATCGGCCAGTGTTCCTGTCGCTTTCTTTGTTGCTTTCATCTTTATCCCCGAGTCGCCAGCCTATTTGTTATCACAAGGCAAGAACAGCGAAGCTAAAGCCGCTTTACAATATTTCAGAGGCATTGACAATGACGTGAAAGCAGAAATAAAAGCTCTAAAAGAACACACACTTAACTATGCAAAGAACAGAGTAACATTTAAAGAACTGTTCACTACCAGAACAAATGTTAAAGCTCTGATAGTATCATTCGGACTGATGATCTTCCAGCAATTGAGTGGAATTTACCCAGTGTTGTTTTACGCGGAGAAACTATTCAAGACATTTTCCATATCATTGACACCTCCGGGAGCATCTATTATCCTCGGATTCTGCCTCGTATCTTCTACTTACTTCTCGACGATGTTACTGAAGAAAGTGAGGAGACGTGTTCTACttctcttttcttttcttatgaTGTCTGTTAGTTTGGGTAGTCTCGGATTGTATTACCATTTTAAGGCGTCTAATGGCTCTATCAATAGTACTTGGATACCACTATTCACCTTGTGCACTTTTGTTAGTGTTTATGCGGCGGGAGTTGGTCCCATCCCCTGGCTGATGCTGCGAGAGATATTTCCCCCTCATGTAACTAGACGAGCCACTGCGATCACCGTCGGCTTCCATTGGTTCCTCGCTTTCGGTGTGACAAAACTTTACCAGAATTTGGTCAATATGGTCCACCCTGGATGGGCGTTGTGGCATTTCGCAGTTAGTAGTATAGTCGGTGCTATTTTTGTATACTTCTTTGTGCCAGAAACAAAAGGAAAAACTTTGGAAGATATACAGAATGAATTCGACGGAATACATAAAGGAAAGAAACACAGACATGTTATAGAATTAGAAAGTATATCAGAGGGTTAA